The following coding sequences are from one Bacillus kexueae window:
- a CDS encoding MinD/ParA family protein — MDQAEKLRLQLQNIHQKQATTYAVISGKGGVGKSNLVLNISLLLAKRANSVLVVDCDIGMANIDLLLGVPSSSKSLIDMVEERLAYTECVSVGPNRLNFLSGGTSLSKLISFKDNEYQFFFEQLEKMSMQYDQIFFDMGAGISDISLNFIKSVDEVLVVSTPEPTSIMDAYAAIKLVLHEMPDKKISLIVNRCQKRNDGEETWQKLSQTVKRFLHNEIHLLGTIPDDRHVQQAVMEQTPFTLKYPSSPSSKAVDTIASKLMGIESNESGFVNRLKKFFLKG; from the coding sequence ATGGATCAAGCAGAAAAACTCCGATTACAATTACAGAATATTCATCAAAAGCAAGCGACGACATACGCTGTAATTAGTGGAAAAGGTGGGGTAGGAAAATCAAACCTTGTCTTAAACATATCACTTTTGTTGGCAAAACGTGCAAACAGTGTTTTAGTCGTTGATTGCGACATTGGAATGGCGAATATTGACTTGTTACTCGGGGTTCCTTCCTCTTCTAAATCACTTATCGATATGGTTGAAGAACGCCTAGCTTATACAGAGTGCGTGAGTGTGGGGCCAAATCGATTGAACTTTTTAAGTGGAGGAACGAGCCTTTCGAAGCTAATTTCCTTTAAGGATAATGAGTACCAGTTCTTCTTTGAACAACTTGAAAAAATGTCCATGCAATATGACCAGATCTTTTTTGATATGGGAGCAGGGATTTCGGATATAAGTTTAAATTTTATTAAAAGTGTGGATGAGGTTCTCGTTGTGTCAACGCCTGAGCCAACATCTATCATGGATGCTTATGCTGCTATAAAACTAGTATTACACGAGATGCCAGATAAAAAAATCTCATTAATTGTGAACCGCTGTCAAAAACGAAACGATGGAGAAGAAACATGGCAAAAGCTCTCTCAAACAGTAAAACGATTTTTACATAACGAAATACATTTATTAGGGACTATCCCTGATGACCGCCATGTTCAACAAGCAGTTATGGAACAAACACCTTTCACGCTAAAATATCCATCTTCACCATCTTCGAAAGCTGTCGACACCATTGCTTCGAAATTAATGGGGATTGAATCGAATGAAAGTGGGTTTGTTAATAGATTGAAAAAATTCTTTTTGAAAGGTTGA
- a CDS encoding protein-glutamate methylesterase/protein-glutamine glutaminase, translating to MQKIKVLVIDDSAFMRKLISDFLNDHPEIDVVGTARNGQDGLDKIQRFKPHVVTLDIEMPVLDGLETLKKIMKDHPLPVIMLSSTTKAGAKNTILSLQYGAFDFIPKPSGAISLDLHKVKDQIVEKVLQAANASRRLKTVHHKEQEQTITVQPVVKRIPMAKKNDHVLVGIGTSTGGPRALQMVIPHLPNNRRASYFVAQHMPKGFTQSLAERLNEMSELQVKEAENGEIVQKGVVYVAPGGQHLKIIQKGASLQIVIVNEDHGGYRPSVDLLFESMSKLLNYDKVAVIMTGMGYDGTKGLKALKESGNVTTIAQSEESSIIFGMPKSAIEANVIDHIVDLKDIPQSIQSII from the coding sequence TTGCAAAAAATCAAAGTGTTAGTCATCGATGATTCTGCATTTATGAGAAAACTCATTTCTGATTTTTTAAATGACCATCCGGAGATTGATGTAGTTGGCACTGCAAGGAATGGCCAAGATGGTTTAGATAAGATTCAACGCTTCAAACCGCATGTTGTTACACTTGATATTGAGATGCCCGTTTTAGACGGCCTTGAAACATTAAAAAAAATTATGAAAGACCATCCCCTTCCAGTGATCATGTTATCGAGTACGACAAAAGCAGGGGCTAAAAACACCATATTATCCTTACAATATGGAGCATTCGATTTTATTCCGAAGCCTTCAGGAGCTATATCGTTAGATTTGCATAAAGTAAAGGATCAAATCGTCGAAAAAGTACTGCAAGCAGCTAATGCATCTAGGCGACTGAAAACTGTTCATCATAAGGAACAAGAGCAAACAATAACTGTTCAACCGGTTGTTAAAAGAATACCAATGGCGAAAAAAAATGATCACGTTTTAGTAGGAATTGGTACCTCAACCGGTGGGCCAAGAGCACTTCAGATGGTTATCCCACATTTACCTAATAATCGAAGGGCATCTTATTTTGTAGCTCAACACATGCCAAAAGGGTTTACTCAATCACTCGCTGAACGATTAAATGAAATGTCTGAATTGCAAGTGAAAGAAGCAGAGAATGGAGAAATCGTTCAAAAAGGTGTTGTTTACGTAGCGCCAGGAGGACAACATTTGAAAATTATACAAAAAGGTGCATCTCTTCAAATCGTTATCGTGAACGAAGACCATGGAGGTTATCGACCATCCGTCGATTTATTGTTCGAATCGATGAGTAAACTCCTTAATTATGACAAAGTAGCAGTCATTATGACAGGTATGGGGTACGATGGCACAAAAGGATTAAAAGCATTAAAAGAGTCTGGGAATGTGACGACCATTGCTCAATCGGAAGAATCCTCGATTATTTTCGGGATGCCAAAATCTGCGATTGAAGCAAATGTAATTGATCATATTGTTGATTTGAAAGATATTCCGCAAAGTATTCAAAGTATTATTTGA
- the flhF gene encoding flagellar biosynthesis protein FlhF: MKIKKYKASSLQEAMKYIRKDLGQDAVILNSKVVYTGGFFGLFQKKNIEVIAGIDDDPDKRTKKIARIETSVERIQEQNTESSTSNETVHLLMEEMRGLKKLIQNVPQSGERIYPDELAVFENTLKRQGISDEIRTKIMSSVVEAFYLNKKEMDVDHLWDVIKKEVKNELSSISFHGMSNKKYINVIGPTGVGKTTTLAKLAAEMKIKQGKSIAFITTDTYRIAAIEQLKTYANILNAPVEVCYNAEDFIKAKTKLHSYDVVFIDTAGRNFMEQQYVKDLEKVIDFHHDMETFLVFSLTAKYEDMESIFEQFSTIPIHQFIFTKYDETSTRGAMLNLIMKTRIGCGYITNGQDVPDDIQKMDREKFVEWLLR; the protein is encoded by the coding sequence ATGAAAATTAAAAAATATAAAGCTTCTTCTTTACAGGAAGCGATGAAATATATTCGAAAAGACTTGGGTCAAGATGCTGTCATTTTAAATTCAAAAGTGGTTTATACGGGTGGATTTTTCGGCCTTTTTCAAAAGAAAAATATTGAAGTGATTGCTGGAATCGATGATGATCCCGATAAACGCACAAAAAAAATCGCAAGAATTGAGACAAGTGTAGAACGCATTCAGGAACAAAATACTGAATCAAGTACTTCCAATGAGACTGTCCATCTATTAATGGAAGAAATGAGAGGTTTAAAAAAACTGATTCAAAACGTTCCTCAGAGTGGAGAACGGATTTACCCTGATGAATTGGCTGTCTTTGAAAATACTTTAAAACGACAAGGAATATCCGATGAAATTCGAACAAAAATCATGTCATCGGTTGTAGAAGCTTTCTATTTGAATAAAAAAGAAATGGACGTTGACCACCTTTGGGATGTCATAAAAAAAGAAGTGAAGAATGAACTGAGTTCAATCTCATTTCATGGAATGTCAAATAAAAAATATATTAATGTGATCGGTCCAACAGGAGTTGGTAAAACTACCACTTTAGCAAAATTAGCGGCAGAAATGAAAATTAAGCAAGGAAAGAGCATAGCATTTATTACGACTGATACCTATCGAATTGCAGCGATTGAACAGTTGAAAACGTATGCGAATATTTTAAATGCTCCTGTTGAAGTTTGTTATAACGCTGAAGACTTTATTAAAGCTAAGACAAAGCTTCATTCTTATGATGTAGTGTTCATCGATACTGCTGGCAGAAATTTCATGGAACAGCAATATGTAAAAGATTTAGAAAAAGTTATTGATTTTCATCATGATATGGAAACATTCCTTGTTTTCTCTCTAACTGCTAAATATGAGGATATGGAAAGTATATTCGAACAATTTTCTACGATTCCGATTCATCAATTCATCTTCACAAAATACGATGAAACGAGTACGCGGGGAGCCATGCTAAACCTCATTATGAAAACGAGAATTGGATGTGGGTACATAACCAATGGACAAGATGTGCCTGATGATATCCAAAAGATGGATAGAGAAAAATTTGTTGAATGGTTATTGAGGTAG
- the flhA gene encoding flagellar biosynthesis protein FlhA: MQARDLSVLISVILIIAMLIIPFQPWMLSILIIINISLALLVLLTSMNMQEPLQFSIFPSLLLLLTLFRLGLNVSTTRSILSKGEAGKVVETFGTFVVGGNVLVGFVVFLILIIIQFIVITKGSERVSEVAARFTLDAMPGKQMSIDADLNAGIISDEEAKKRREKVAREADFYGAMDGASKFVKGDAIAGIVIVLINIIFGIIIGMVQQDLPLQEAASRYTLLTVGDGIVSQIPALLISTATGIVVTRAASDGNLGSDITKQLFAYPKMLYVAGGTIFLLGIVTPIGVLLTAPIAILLASLGYYMTRTQQREMAVSEQVEEEEPIQDMKSPEQIMNLIDLDPIEFEFGYGLIPLADTNQGGDLLDRIVMIRRQLAIELGMVIPVVRIRDNIQLEPNEYRLKIKGNEVAKGELLLDHYLALGPGIEEDSIDGIHTKEPSFGLPAKWISEETKDEAEIYGFTVVDPPSVVSTHITELLKKHAYELLGRHETKQLVDHLKSQYPIVVEEVTPNPLSIGDIQKVLSKLLKEKVSIRNLPVIFETLADYGKMTTDPDLLTEYVRQALAKQITSQYTKDGEALKVVTLSGQTEKLIADGVHQTEHGNYLSLDPQHSQAIIESVANQVEQLSMQGETPIILCSPAVRMYVRELLERYLPDIPILSYNELEANVEVQSVGVVNA, translated from the coding sequence ATGCAAGCAAGAGATTTATCCGTTCTTATTTCTGTCATATTAATTATTGCCATGCTCATAATACCTTTTCAACCTTGGATGTTGAGTATATTAATCATTATTAATATTTCTCTTGCATTGTTGGTTCTCCTCACATCCATGAATATGCAGGAACCATTACAGTTTTCAATTTTTCCATCATTACTCTTATTACTAACTCTTTTCCGCCTTGGACTTAATGTTTCAACTACAAGATCCATTCTCTCAAAAGGAGAAGCAGGAAAAGTAGTCGAAACGTTTGGAACTTTCGTTGTTGGTGGGAATGTTTTAGTAGGGTTTGTTGTGTTCTTAATATTAATAATTATTCAATTTATTGTTATCACAAAAGGTTCAGAACGTGTTTCAGAAGTAGCTGCTCGCTTTACACTAGATGCTATGCCAGGGAAACAAATGAGTATCGATGCTGATTTAAATGCAGGTATTATTTCCGATGAAGAAGCGAAGAAACGTCGTGAAAAAGTAGCTAGAGAAGCGGATTTTTACGGTGCGATGGACGGGGCCAGTAAATTTGTTAAAGGAGATGCCATAGCTGGAATTGTTATTGTTCTAATTAACATCATCTTTGGTATCATTATCGGAATGGTTCAACAAGACTTACCGTTACAGGAAGCAGCATCTCGTTATACATTATTAACTGTTGGCGACGGAATTGTTAGTCAAATTCCCGCCTTATTGATTTCGACTGCAACCGGTATTGTCGTTACACGTGCAGCATCTGATGGAAACTTAGGAAGCGACATTACAAAACAACTATTTGCTTATCCAAAAATGCTGTATGTTGCTGGAGGTACAATATTCTTATTAGGAATAGTGACACCGATTGGAGTGCTATTAACGGCTCCGATTGCAATTCTACTTGCTTCACTTGGGTATTATATGACCCGTACACAGCAACGTGAAATGGCTGTGAGTGAGCAGGTTGAAGAAGAAGAACCAATTCAAGATATGAAGAGCCCAGAGCAAATCATGAATCTTATAGATTTAGACCCGATAGAATTTGAGTTTGGCTATGGATTAATTCCCCTTGCTGATACGAATCAAGGTGGAGACCTTTTAGATCGTATCGTTATGATTCGTAGGCAATTGGCGATTGAACTTGGGATGGTCATTCCAGTTGTAAGAATTCGGGACAATATTCAGTTAGAGCCGAATGAGTATCGCTTAAAAATTAAGGGGAATGAAGTAGCTAAAGGTGAATTGTTATTAGATCACTATTTAGCCCTTGGACCAGGAATAGAGGAAGATTCTATCGATGGGATTCATACGAAGGAACCTTCATTCGGTTTACCAGCAAAATGGATTAGTGAAGAAACGAAGGATGAGGCTGAAATATACGGATTTACAGTAGTGGACCCACCTTCCGTTGTTTCAACGCATATTACTGAGTTGTTAAAAAAACACGCGTACGAATTGCTTGGTAGGCATGAAACGAAACAGCTTGTCGATCATTTGAAATCCCAATATCCAATTGTCGTTGAAGAAGTAACGCCAAATCCATTATCAATTGGAGATATTCAAAAAGTCTTGTCAAAATTATTAAAGGAAAAAGTGTCAATACGTAATTTGCCTGTCATTTTTGAAACGTTAGCAGATTATGGAAAAATGACGACAGACCCAGATCTGTTAACTGAGTATGTAAGACAAGCGCTCGCTAAACAAATAACAAGCCAGTATACAAAAGACGGTGAGGCTTTAAAAGTTGTCACACTCTCTGGTCAAACAGAAAAACTAATCGCAGATGGAGTACATCAGACGGAACATGGTAATTATTTATCGTTAGACCCACAACATTCTCAAGCGATAATCGAATCAGTTGCTAATCAAGTAGAGCAGCTATCGATGCAAGGTGAAACACCGATAATTCTATGTTCTCCTGCTGTTCGAATGTATGTGCGAGAACTGCTAGAACGATACTTACCTGATATACCGATCCTTTCATACAATGAGTTAGAAGCTAATGTTGAGGTACAGAGCGTCGGGGTGGTGAATGCATAA
- a CDS encoding chemotaxis protein CheA: MEMNQYLEIFLEESKEHLQTCNEKLLDLEQAPEDLSIVNEIFRSAHTLKGMSATMGFEDLADLTHKMENVLDAIRNEVLVVNTDIVDVLFSAMESLEEMVESIASGGDGKKDVSALVKKLEQIEKGEASNSTDDAQGLDEQNKSFDEYERTIIMQSKEQGYQVLELTVTLREDCLLKGARAFMVFELLEKEGEIVRSTPSVELLEEEKFDHQFVVTYITKEEKEAIQSKVLKVSEIEKVEVSEVQLDESVNQEVEDSNDSVAATIEAPKKEAAEQGEKKEDSKPKEQPSKKAKQSSKTIRVNIDRLDVLMNLFEELVIDKGRLEQISKDLNHAELKETVEKMSRVSGDLQNIILNMRMIPIETVFNRFPRMVRQLARDLNKKIKLQIIGAETELDRTVIDEIGDPLVHLIRNAIDHGIETPEVRLANGKHEEGKLVLRAYHSGNHVFIEIEDDGNGINQRKVLQKAIERGVVSKEVAETLSPQQIYQLIFSSGFSTADQISDISGRGVGLDVVKNTIESLGGSITIDSIEGKGTLFSIQLPLTLSIISVMLVELGKEKYGIPISSIIESLVINKEDILQTHDYKVIDYRGKIVPLVFLRDLFGVEDDKEDDMYSVVVVKKGDKMAGLVVDSFIGQQEIVLKSLGQYLTNVFAISGATILGDGQVALIIDCNSLIK, translated from the coding sequence ATGGAAATGAACCAGTATTTAGAGATCTTCTTGGAGGAAAGCAAAGAACATCTTCAAACATGTAATGAAAAACTTCTTGATCTTGAGCAAGCCCCTGAAGATTTATCCATTGTTAATGAAATCTTTCGTTCAGCACATACATTAAAAGGTATGAGCGCAACAATGGGATTCGAAGATTTAGCAGATTTAACACACAAAATGGAGAATGTTTTAGACGCGATTCGAAATGAAGTGTTAGTTGTAAACACGGATATCGTAGACGTTCTCTTTTCAGCAATGGAAAGTCTAGAAGAAATGGTAGAATCGATCGCCTCTGGTGGAGATGGGAAAAAAGATGTATCCGCTCTAGTGAAAAAGTTAGAGCAAATCGAGAAAGGTGAAGCTTCAAATTCTACAGACGATGCTCAAGGCTTAGATGAACAAAACAAATCATTTGATGAGTATGAGCGAACAATTATTATGCAGTCAAAAGAACAAGGATATCAAGTTCTCGAATTAACGGTTACACTTCGCGAAGACTGTTTACTAAAAGGTGCTCGTGCATTCATGGTTTTTGAACTGTTGGAAAAGGAAGGGGAAATCGTTAGATCGACTCCATCTGTCGAATTGTTAGAAGAAGAGAAATTCGACCATCAGTTTGTCGTTACATATATTACAAAAGAAGAGAAAGAGGCCATTCAATCTAAAGTATTAAAAGTATCAGAGATTGAGAAAGTTGAAGTGTCAGAAGTTCAACTAGATGAATCGGTAAATCAAGAAGTTGAAGATTCAAATGACAGCGTTGCAGCTACGATTGAGGCTCCGAAAAAAGAAGCTGCAGAACAAGGTGAGAAAAAAGAAGATTCAAAACCGAAGGAGCAGCCGAGCAAAAAAGCAAAACAATCATCCAAAACGATTCGTGTGAACATCGATCGACTCGACGTATTAATGAACTTATTTGAAGAGTTAGTTATTGATAAAGGCAGATTAGAGCAAATCTCTAAAGATTTAAATCACGCAGAATTAAAAGAAACGGTCGAGAAAATGTCACGTGTTTCTGGTGACCTCCAAAATATTATTTTAAATATGCGTATGATTCCAATTGAAACGGTGTTTAATCGTTTCCCTCGAATGGTGCGGCAATTAGCAAGAGATTTGAATAAAAAAATTAAATTGCAAATTATTGGCGCAGAAACAGAGCTTGATCGCACTGTCATTGACGAAATTGGTGATCCTCTAGTTCATTTAATTCGTAATGCAATCGACCATGGAATTGAAACACCTGAGGTTCGCTTAGCTAATGGTAAGCATGAAGAAGGAAAGCTTGTATTACGTGCTTACCATAGTGGAAACCATGTCTTTATTGAAATTGAAGATGATGGAAATGGAATTAATCAGCGAAAAGTACTACAAAAAGCGATTGAGCGTGGAGTCGTTTCTAAAGAAGTAGCAGAAACCCTTTCACCACAACAAATCTATCAATTAATCTTCTCATCTGGTTTTTCAACAGCTGACCAAATCTCTGATATATCCGGGCGCGGTGTTGGACTGGATGTAGTTAAAAATACGATTGAGTCACTAGGTGGAAGCATCACGATTGATTCGATTGAAGGGAAAGGAACGTTATTCTCTATTCAATTACCATTAACTCTATCCATTATTTCCGTGATGCTTGTTGAATTAGGGAAAGAGAAATATGGAATTCCGATTTCTTCAATTATTGAGTCGCTTGTCATTAATAAAGAAGATATTTTACAAACTCATGATTATAAAGTGATTGATTATCGAGGAAAAATCGTACCTCTCGTTTTCTTGCGTGACTTATTTGGGGTAGAAGATGATAAAGAAGATGATATGTATTCAGTTGTTGTCGTGAAAAAAGGAGATAAAATGGCCGGTCTCGTTGTAGATTCATTTATCGGACAACAAGAAATCGTCTTAAAGTCACTAGGACAATATTTAACAAATGTATTCGCAATTTCGGGTGCAACAATCCTAGGTGATG